The DNA window CGCGCGTTCAGCCTCACCACCCGCACCGACCACGTGCGCGCTGGCAAGAGTCTCGCGGCGGTGTCGACGCCAACCCTGGTTGTCATGGGCGAGAAGGACCCGGACTTTAAGAACCCACGGGTCGAAGCGGAGTGGATCGCGCACACGTTGAAGGGAACGTCCGTTATGGTTCCCGAAGCCGGTCACTACCCGCACTCGCAGCAGCCCGACCTGGTTTCGGCCAGCATCCTGGACTTCCTCCGGACGGTGACCACCCGTGCCTAGGGCTGGACTGGATGAGGCCACGGTCATCGACCGTGCCGCCCAGATCATCGATGACCCTGCAGCCGACGGCCTGAATCTCGCCGTCCTGGCCGAGAGTCTCGGCGTGCGGGCACCTTCCCTCTACAAACACGTCGACGGGATGCCCGGTCTCTACCGGGGCATCACGTTGCGCGCGAAGACGGATCTCGCGCGCGCGCTCGGGCAGGCTGCGATCGGACGCTCACGGGACGACGCCATCCGGGCGCTCTCCCTCGCCTACCGGAAATGGGCGGTTGAGCATCCCGGGCAGTACCCGCTGACGGTGCGATCGGCGCCAGCGTCCGAGGATCCGGAAGATTCGCGCGTGTCGTCGGTTCTCGTTGAGGTGATCTACGACGTCCTTGCCGGTTACGACCTCCAAGGAGACGATGCGGTGGATGCCACCCGGTTCCTTCGGTCGGCACTCCACGGTTTCGTCGACCTCGAAACGCGGGGCGGTTTCCAGCTGCCGGTAGACAAGGAGCGGAGTTTTGCTCGGCTCGTTGAGAGCGTCGTTACGGCGCTGGCCTCCTGGTCGGACGCGTAAGCGCCCGCCGAGTCGCGCCTTGCCGACGCGACCGGCGGCATCCGCTCGTCACATCGTAACCGGCGGCATCCGCTCGTCACATCGTGAGCAGGATCTTGCCCGTGTGCCGGCCCGAATCGAAGTGCTCGTGGGCCTCCGCGACCCGGTCGAGCGGGTAGCGCGCCTCGACGGCGGTGCGCACGGTGCCCGTCTCAACGAGCGGCCAGACGTGCGCGGCGACCTCGGCGACGACCCGCGCCTTCTCCTCGATCGGCCGGGAACGGAGGGTCGTGCCAGCGACGCTCGCGCGGCGTGACATCAGCAGGCCAAGGTCGAGTTCGGCCTTCGCTCCACCCTGCAACCCGATTACGACCAGGCGCCCGCCGAACGCGAGCGCGCGCACGTTGCGGTCGAGGTATTTCGCGCCAACGACGTCAAGAATAACGTCGGCTCCGTGCCCGCCGGAGATGTCCAGCATCCGCCGGGCGAAGTCCTCATCGCGGTAGTTGATGCCCGCTTCGGCACCGAAGGTACGGCAATAGGCGAGCTTTTCGGCGCTGCCGGCGGTGACCACCGGCCGGGCGCCGAACGCTGCGACCAACTGGGTCGCCATCGTCCCGATGCCACCGGCACCGCCGTGAATCAGCACCCAGTCACCCGCCGTGACGTGCGCAGTCATGAAGAGGTTCGACCAGACGGTGCACGCCACCTCGGGCAGTGCTGCAGCGTCGACGAGCGGGATCGCAGCGGGCACCGGCAGCACCTGGCCGGCGGGCACCGCCACATACTCGGCGTAGCCACCCCCGGCGAGTAGGGCACAGACCTCGGCGCCGACCCCGAACGCGTCAACGCCGTCACCGAGTTCGGCGATCGTTCCGCTGACCTCAAGGCCCGGGATAACGGATGCCCCTGGCGGCGGCGGATAGACGCCACGTCGCTGCTGCACGTCGGCACGATTGAGCCCGGCGGCTGCAACGCGAATGAGCACCTCACCCGGCCCGGCGACCGGGCGTGGACGGTCGACGACGCGGATCACCTCGGGTCCGCCTGCGCCCTGGTACTCGACGGCTTTCATCAGTTCCGGCATG is part of the Mycetocola zhujimingii genome and encodes:
- a CDS encoding TetR/AcrR family transcriptional regulator, encoding MPRAGLDEATVIDRAAQIIDDPAADGLNLAVLAESLGVRAPSLYKHVDGMPGLYRGITLRAKTDLARALGQAAIGRSRDDAIRALSLAYRKWAVEHPGQYPLTVRSAPASEDPEDSRVSSVLVEVIYDVLAGYDLQGDDAVDATRFLRSALHGFVDLETRGGFQLPVDKERSFARLVESVVTALASWSDA
- a CDS encoding NAD(P)H-quinone oxidoreductase, whose product is MKAVEYQGAGGPEVIRVVDRPRPVAGPGEVLIRVAAAGLNRADVQQRRGVYPPPPGASVIPGLEVSGTIAELGDGVDAFGVGAEVCALLAGGGYAEYVAVPAGQVLPVPAAIPLVDAAALPEVACTVWSNLFMTAHVTAGDWVLIHGGAGGIGTMATQLVAAFGARPVVTAGSAEKLAYCRTFGAEAGINYRDEDFARRMLDISGGHGADVILDVVGAKYLDRNVRALAFGGRLVVIGLQGGAKAELDLGLLMSRRASVAGTTLRSRPIEEKARVVAEVAAHVWPLVETGTVRTAVEARYPLDRVAEAHEHFDSGRHTGKILLTM